A window of Myxococcales bacterium contains these coding sequences:
- a CDS encoding 2-dehydropantoate 2-reductase, translating to MGAGGLGGIVTAHLLEAGHDVVCVTTNEAIASAVESRGYRLRGQGEPRVVRGPIARAVPEGPFDFAILAVQPPQVDEAARQAAPALGSTGKIVCLQNGLCEPRVEAIVGQGRVVGAVVAWGGAMPEPGLYDRTAKGGFTLGYFDGAAPTPDMDALVAALGAVGPVETTRNLKGKRFSKLAINCAISSLGTIGGDRLGALLRKRHVRRLALEIMTETVEVARAERVTLEKVSGTIDLDWIALTPEEKEAAASPGLFAKHGLLLGVGFRYRRMRSSMLQAIERGRAPAVDFLNGEVVALGEKHGVDTKVNRAVRDTVWKIARGEARSSHALLRELFEETGPHGR from the coding sequence ATGGGGGCCGGTGGGCTCGGTGGCATCGTGACGGCGCACCTCCTCGAGGCGGGGCATGACGTCGTCTGCGTGACCACGAACGAGGCCATCGCGAGCGCGGTCGAGTCCCGGGGATACCGCCTCCGCGGGCAAGGAGAGCCCCGCGTCGTGCGCGGTCCGATCGCGCGGGCCGTCCCGGAGGGGCCGTTCGACTTCGCCATTCTGGCCGTGCAGCCACCCCAGGTCGACGAGGCCGCGCGTCAGGCAGCCCCCGCGCTCGGGTCGACCGGCAAGATCGTGTGTCTCCAGAACGGCCTGTGTGAACCCCGGGTCGAAGCCATCGTCGGCCAGGGGCGCGTCGTCGGGGCGGTGGTGGCGTGGGGCGGGGCCATGCCGGAGCCGGGGCTCTACGACCGAACCGCCAAGGGCGGCTTCACGCTCGGCTACTTCGACGGGGCCGCACCGACGCCCGACATGGACGCCCTCGTCGCGGCGCTCGGGGCGGTGGGGCCCGTCGAAACTACCCGTAACCTCAAGGGAAAGCGCTTCAGTAAGCTCGCCATCAACTGCGCGATTTCGTCCCTCGGGACGATCGGCGGTGACCGCCTCGGCGCGCTGCTCCGGAAGCGGCACGTGCGAAGGCTCGCGCTCGAGATCATGACCGAGACCGTCGAGGTGGCGCGGGCCGAGCGTGTCACCCTCGAGAAGGTGTCCGGCACGATCGACCTCGACTGGATCGCCCTCACCCCCGAAGAGAAAGAGGCGGCGGCATCTCCGGGGCTCTTCGCCAAGCACGGGCTCTTGCTCGGCGTCGGCTTTCGGTACCGTCGCATGCGCAGCTCGATGCTCCAGGCGATCGAGCGGGGCAGGGCTCCGGCGGTCGATTTTCTGAACGGTGAGGTCGTCGCGCTGGGAGAGAAACACGGCGTCGACACGAAGGTGAACCGCGCCGTCCGTGACACGGTATGGAAGATCGCCCGTGGCGAGGCACGGTCGAGCCACGCGCTCTTGAGGGAGCTCTTCGAGGAGACCGGCCCGCACGGCCGTTGA
- a CDS encoding serine/threonine protein kinase, which translates to MGSVWSAFDEAFEGRRVALKTVLASRASSEALARLFVEEARISGAVRHPNLLEMLDAGEHDGVPYLAMEWVEGVTVRRLAEHRIPLPVVLRICMEACDGLHAAHEARTDEGAPLHVVHRDVSPQNLLVSRSGRVKVIDFGIAKAEGRITEDTTEGILRGKVRYMAPEQALGLEVDRRVDVWAVGVTLLELATGRIPYPGSHDIAALVKLVSCEPELPVAGELPADVLAVVTRALRKNPDERFLTARDMGTALEEVLERMGEKNTRRDLALLVRERLSGVSERPPSEPQRRPSERSTAQLTVPTQLLPIAPSPVKDAITAKVPPAVLDALIAEELREKPTRSERPEVARESTAGISVSTSTALVVTPFDDLAPPSSPSSELEPYSDASGPVPRPGRRKSGFVAASVLMAAALVVAVLGRKGTIEARLFGAKASSAVSVSAPTALAEAPVEAVSIAPFHALVPTASSVSPSGSSASPKLAPPPPAASDKPASRPAPKPTPRGWKNGAPILR; encoded by the coding sequence ATGGGATCGGTGTGGTCGGCGTTCGACGAAGCCTTCGAGGGGCGTCGTGTCGCGCTGAAGACGGTGCTCGCCTCGCGTGCGTCGTCCGAGGCTTTGGCGCGGCTCTTCGTGGAGGAGGCGCGGATCTCCGGGGCGGTGCGGCACCCGAACCTGCTCGAGATGCTCGACGCGGGGGAGCACGACGGCGTCCCGTATTTGGCCATGGAGTGGGTGGAGGGCGTGACCGTGCGGCGGCTCGCCGAGCACCGGATCCCTCTCCCGGTCGTGCTTCGCATCTGCATGGAAGCCTGCGACGGGCTCCATGCGGCCCACGAGGCTCGCACCGACGAAGGCGCACCTCTTCATGTCGTGCATCGGGACGTCTCGCCCCAGAACCTGCTCGTCAGCCGGTCGGGCCGGGTCAAAGTGATCGACTTCGGCATCGCGAAGGCCGAGGGGCGGATCACCGAGGACACCACCGAGGGGATCTTGCGCGGCAAGGTGCGCTACATGGCGCCGGAGCAAGCGCTCGGCCTCGAGGTCGACCGGCGCGTCGACGTCTGGGCCGTCGGCGTGACGCTGCTCGAGCTCGCCACCGGCCGGATCCCGTATCCGGGGTCGCACGACATCGCCGCTCTGGTGAAGCTCGTGTCGTGCGAGCCCGAGCTGCCCGTCGCGGGCGAGCTGCCGGCAGACGTGCTCGCCGTGGTGACACGTGCGCTGCGAAAGAACCCCGACGAGCGGTTCCTCACGGCGCGCGACATGGGCACCGCCCTCGAGGAGGTGCTCGAGCGAATGGGCGAGAAGAACACCCGACGCGATCTCGCGCTCCTCGTGCGTGAGCGCCTCTCGGGCGTGAGCGAGCGCCCTCCGTCCGAGCCGCAGCGGCGCCCTTCCGAGCGGTCGACGGCGCAGCTCACCGTGCCGACCCAGCTCTTGCCGATCGCCCCGAGCCCCGTGAAAGACGCGATAACGGCCAAGGTCCCGCCCGCGGTGCTCGACGCCCTCATCGCCGAGGAGCTTCGCGAGAAGCCCACGCGCTCCGAGCGCCCCGAGGTAGCGAGGGAGAGCACCGCCGGCATCTCGGTGAGCACGTCGACCGCGTTGGTCGTCACCCCGTTCGACGACCTCGCTCCGCCGTCGAGCCCGTCGAGCGAGCTCGAGCCCTACTCGGACGCGAGCGGCCCGGTGCCGCGCCCAGGGAGGAGGAAGTCGGGCTTCGTCGCAGCCAGCGTGCTCATGGCGGCGGCCCTCGTGGTCGCCGTGCTCGGGCGAAAGGGGACGATCGAAGCGCGCCTCTTCGGTGCGAAGGCCTCGTCGGCCGTGTCCGTCTCCGCGCCCACCGCGCTGGCCGAGGCGCCCGTCGAGGCGGTGTCGATCGCGCCGTTCCACGCGCTCGTGCCGACGGCCTCGTCGGTCTCGCCCTCGGGGTCGAGCGCCTCGCCGAAGCTCGCGCCGCCTCCTCCCGCCGCGTCCGACAAGCCCGCGTCGCGCCCCGCCCCGAAGCCGACGCCTCGGGGATGGAAGAACGGCGCGCCCATCCTCCGCTGA
- a CDS encoding PAS domain-containing protein has translation MSSANRVATLCVDADGRISSADAGAEALFVDSREALRGRPLVDFVELPPEEGDPERACKGRTAAGASLALTVTRTRHVLGGADVSLFVIRDAAAAASLSNQSDELHFLQTVLDAIPAPVFYKNTEGIYLGCNRAFEVYRGLVREDLVGRSVFGIAPRDLAQAYFEADAQLLAEGPGAVQTYEARVMYADKSQHDVIFYKANFTNREGELAGLVGTLLDITGRKEVERQLAAAKEDSERLLRSVLPESIATRLKKSPGVIADSFPEATVLFADVVGFTTLAARMSAAELVRVLNMVFSRFDAIAADFGAEKIKTIGDAYMVVAGVPEERADHVEVVADVGLAMRTAIREVTAQAGVPMELRLGMHTGPVVAGVIGTHKFLYDLWGDTVNTASRMESHGVVGEIQVSEVVRERLADRFAFADRGVVAIKGKGDMRTFLLQGRLGDDPLAAARER, from the coding sequence ATGTCCTCCGCCAACCGAGTTGCCACGCTCTGCGTCGACGCGGACGGTCGTATCTCCTCGGCCGACGCCGGGGCCGAGGCCCTCTTCGTGGACTCGCGCGAGGCGCTCCGTGGGCGACCGCTGGTCGATTTCGTCGAGCTGCCGCCCGAAGAGGGCGATCCGGAGCGAGCCTGCAAGGGGCGTACGGCCGCGGGGGCCTCGCTCGCGCTCACCGTGACGAGGACACGTCACGTCCTCGGTGGCGCCGACGTGAGCCTCTTCGTCATCCGCGACGCTGCCGCGGCCGCGAGCCTCTCGAACCAGAGCGACGAGCTTCACTTCCTCCAGACCGTGCTCGACGCCATCCCGGCGCCCGTCTTCTACAAGAACACGGAGGGCATCTACCTCGGCTGCAACCGCGCCTTCGAGGTGTACCGCGGCCTCGTCCGCGAGGACCTCGTGGGCCGCTCGGTCTTCGGGATCGCTCCGCGCGATCTCGCTCAAGCGTATTTCGAGGCCGACGCGCAGCTCCTCGCCGAAGGGCCCGGCGCCGTGCAGACCTACGAGGCCCGCGTGATGTACGCGGACAAGTCGCAGCACGACGTCATCTTCTACAAGGCCAATTTCACGAACCGCGAAGGTGAGCTCGCCGGGCTCGTCGGTACGCTCCTCGACATCACGGGCCGCAAGGAGGTGGAGCGGCAGCTCGCCGCCGCCAAAGAGGACTCGGAGCGGCTCCTCCGGAGCGTCTTGCCGGAGTCGATCGCCACGCGCCTCAAGAAGAGCCCGGGCGTCATCGCCGACAGCTTCCCGGAGGCCACCGTGCTCTTCGCCGATGTCGTGGGCTTCACCACGCTTGCGGCGCGTATGTCGGCGGCCGAGCTCGTTCGGGTGCTGAATATGGTCTTCTCCCGGTTCGACGCGATCGCCGCCGACTTCGGCGCCGAGAAAATCAAGACGATCGGTGATGCGTACATGGTGGTGGCTGGCGTACCCGAGGAGAGAGCCGACCACGTCGAGGTCGTCGCCGACGTAGGGCTCGCCATGCGCACCGCCATCCGGGAAGTGACGGCCCAGGCCGGGGTGCCGATGGAGCTTCGCCTCGGCATGCACACGGGGCCCGTGGTCGCCGGGGTCATCGGGACCCACAAGTTCCTCTACGACCTGTGGGGTGACACGGTGAACACGGCCAGCCGCATGGAATCGCACGGGGTCGTGGGCGAGATCCAGGTGAGTGAGGTCGTCCGCGAGAGGCTCGCCGATCGCTTCGCGTTCGCCGATCGTGGCGTCGTGGCCATCAAGGGCAAGGGCGACATGCGGACCTTCCTCCTCCAAGGTCGCCTCGGTGACGACCCCCTCGCCGCCGCGCGCGAACGGTGA
- a CDS encoding endonuclease/exonuclease/phosphatase family protein — protein MRTFVALASGLVLSAAVACGGGRAALLEPEEADASPLPVPAEIPSSPAPDASVDGQPPEDASAPPAPGRNLVIASLNMHCLKNEGTSFASSAARAAAVAKKMKALGVDVLVAQEVCTRAGQGGESMESHLGAALRTETGATWESRLVYVHDAWVGTPDEAREHLGIFSRLPLGEARPLVHRVQGALSRQALAVRVSPPGMPPIDVVDVHFDHANADVRTAQARDVAVRAVLDAPVDGAGKSTVSALVLGDYNARVDASSHAALRSAGFVALGASLGLTRIDHALLHRSAPYAESGFSIQLEGAEAVSDHPMIVAVLAARQGSPVSVTRVGAASRARALTVRGNAAPLSWLSGWPLLATSGGSVEMASTEIAAGPFELKLLEDDTDWQTGANVQGRGGEATRVTPSFP, from the coding sequence ATGCGAACGTTCGTTGCCCTGGCCTCGGGTCTCGTCCTGTCTGCCGCGGTCGCGTGCGGAGGAGGCCGCGCGGCGCTCCTCGAGCCCGAGGAGGCCGACGCTTCGCCGCTGCCCGTTCCCGCGGAGATCCCCTCGTCTCCCGCGCCTGACGCCTCGGTCGATGGGCAGCCCCCCGAGGACGCGAGCGCGCCGCCCGCGCCCGGCCGAAACCTGGTGATCGCCTCGCTCAACATGCACTGCCTCAAGAACGAGGGGACCTCGTTCGCGTCCTCGGCCGCCCGCGCCGCCGCCGTCGCCAAGAAGATGAAGGCCCTCGGCGTCGACGTGCTCGTGGCCCAAGAGGTCTGTACGCGCGCGGGGCAGGGCGGCGAGTCGATGGAGAGCCACCTCGGCGCGGCGCTCCGCACGGAGACGGGCGCCACGTGGGAGAGCCGTCTCGTGTATGTGCATGATGCATGGGTCGGTACACCCGACGAAGCACGCGAGCACCTCGGGATCTTCTCGCGCCTGCCGCTCGGGGAGGCTCGACCGCTCGTTCATCGGGTCCAAGGGGCGCTCTCGCGTCAGGCGCTCGCCGTTCGTGTGTCTCCGCCCGGGATGCCACCGATCGACGTCGTCGACGTGCACTTCGATCACGCCAACGCCGACGTGCGCACCGCTCAAGCCCGCGACGTGGCGGTCCGTGCGGTCCTGGACGCCCCGGTCGACGGCGCGGGGAAGTCGACCGTGTCGGCGCTCGTCCTCGGCGACTACAACGCGCGCGTCGATGCGTCGTCGCACGCCGCCTTGCGCTCGGCGGGCTTCGTCGCGCTCGGCGCCTCGCTCGGGCTCACGCGCATCGATCACGCGCTCTTGCACCGATCGGCCCCGTACGCCGAGTCCGGCTTCTCGATCCAGCTCGAGGGCGCCGAGGCGGTGTCGGATCACCCGATGATCGTCGCGGTCCTCGCCGCGAGGCAAGGCTCCCCGGTCTCCGTCACGCGCGTCGGCGCGGCCTCGCGTGCCCGGGCGCTCACGGTCCGAGGAAACGCAGCTCCCCTCTCGTGGCTCTCGGGCTGGCCGCTCCTCGCGACGTCGGGAGGGAGCGTGGAGATGGCGTCGACCGAGATCGCCGCGGGGCCCTTCGAGCTGAAGCTCCTCGAGGACGACACGGACTGGCAGACGGGGGCGAACGTCCAGGGGCGCGGCGGCGAGGCGACCCGCGTTACGCCGTCGTTCCCGTGA
- a CDS encoding beta-lactamase family protein — protein sequence MIDELPEIPCPFPGKGTYAPGYERVARVFAEHLRAGEEFGAGLSVYHRGRLVVDVWGGLADRDKATPWLHDTRVVLFSVTKGLAAMALAMLSDRGLLEWDAPVATYWPGFAQAGKAAITVRTLMNHEAGLLAFDEPVSLADVLGDDSRDKVIRAVERQRPLWEPGKGQGYHAVTFGVYVRELFERIAKEPLGEFLRRELFEPLGADVSLGTGPEIDARMATIYPYPVPMRLVKMLGSVVVGGTAEDRVMRDLVSRGSWTRRAFTSPRGVSVEAFDSIPVRRSDFASGAATGSARGVARAYLPFSLGGAVGATRIVAPSTILPLHARQGFSERDLVLQKPLGWSQGFLKEESSVFSPTRESFGHAGMGGALGWCDPVKKLAIGYVMNRLDWRVRSPRAMALCRALYDSDGVREAS from the coding sequence ATGATCGACGAGCTGCCCGAAATCCCTTGTCCTTTCCCGGGGAAAGGCACGTACGCCCCGGGCTACGAGCGCGTCGCCCGCGTGTTCGCCGAGCACCTCCGCGCGGGAGAGGAGTTCGGCGCTGGCCTGTCGGTTTACCACCGCGGTCGCCTGGTGGTGGACGTGTGGGGAGGGCTCGCCGATCGCGACAAGGCGACTCCATGGTTGCATGATACACGTGTCGTCCTCTTCTCGGTCACGAAGGGGCTCGCCGCTATGGCGCTCGCGATGCTCTCGGACCGAGGGCTGCTCGAGTGGGACGCGCCGGTCGCCACGTATTGGCCCGGGTTCGCGCAGGCCGGGAAGGCCGCGATCACGGTGCGGACCCTCATGAACCACGAGGCCGGGCTGCTCGCGTTCGACGAGCCCGTCTCGCTCGCGGACGTCCTCGGAGACGACTCGCGCGACAAGGTGATCCGCGCAGTCGAGCGCCAAAGGCCGCTCTGGGAGCCCGGGAAAGGGCAGGGCTACCACGCCGTCACGTTCGGCGTGTACGTGCGCGAGCTCTTCGAGCGGATCGCGAAGGAGCCCCTCGGGGAGTTCTTGCGACGCGAGCTCTTCGAGCCGCTCGGGGCCGACGTGTCGCTCGGCACGGGACCCGAGATCGACGCGCGGATGGCGACGATCTACCCGTACCCGGTGCCGATGCGCCTCGTGAAGATGCTCGGCTCCGTGGTCGTCGGGGGAACCGCCGAGGACCGCGTCATGCGCGATCTCGTGTCGCGCGGGTCGTGGACACGACGTGCCTTCACGAGCCCACGCGGGGTGTCGGTCGAGGCCTTCGACTCGATCCCGGTGCGCCGGTCCGACTTCGCCTCCGGGGCCGCCACGGGGAGCGCCCGAGGCGTCGCGCGCGCGTACTTGCCCTTCTCTCTCGGGGGCGCGGTCGGGGCGACACGCATCGTCGCGCCGTCGACGATTTTGCCCCTCCACGCGAGGCAAGGCTTCTCGGAGCGCGATCTCGTCCTCCAGAAGCCGCTCGGATGGTCCCAGGGCTTCTTGAAGGAGGAGTCCTCGGTGTTCTCTCCGACCCGTGAGTCCTTCGGTCACGCGGGCATGGGGGGCGCGCTCGGGTGGTGCGATCCCGTGAAGAAGCTCGCGATCGGGTACGTGATGAACCGCCTCGATTGGCGCGTCCGCTCGCCCCGCGCGATGGCCCTCTGCCGCGCCCTCTACGATTCCGACGGGGTCCGCGAGGCGAGCTGA
- a CDS encoding DUF350 domain-containing protein, producing the protein MVDSSAYRLGICAALAVLLLVVLELALRVFSKAPSLRQNETQKNPADALRHAGDVIATLLVAGTVGDMATTGESVKTDLLRAAGFGITATLLFLVCSRAQTRFFLAQKLTGEVERGNPAAGLAAAAHSVATGILAANAVAGETLHDLGLSLVFFVLGQVALLVIVALFRMLTVYDDSEEILGENMAASLSYAGITIGVAVLVGRASSGEFTTWGESLLAFAEVLAYAPLLYFVRQFVVGSVVLGHKPALRGGPLDKAIGAERNVGLAALEAATYIGTALVVERLP; encoded by the coding sequence ATGGTGGATTCCTCGGCCTACCGGCTCGGCATATGTGCCGCGCTCGCGGTGCTCTTGCTCGTGGTGCTCGAGCTCGCGCTCCGCGTGTTCTCGAAGGCGCCCTCGCTTCGCCAGAACGAGACGCAGAAGAACCCGGCCGACGCCCTCCGCCACGCGGGCGACGTGATCGCGACCTTGCTCGTCGCGGGCACGGTCGGCGACATGGCCACCACGGGAGAATCGGTGAAGACCGATCTGCTCCGCGCCGCCGGGTTCGGCATCACGGCGACGCTGCTCTTCCTCGTGTGCTCGCGCGCTCAGACGCGCTTCTTCCTCGCGCAGAAGCTCACGGGTGAGGTGGAACGGGGCAACCCCGCGGCCGGGCTCGCCGCGGCCGCCCACTCGGTCGCCACGGGCATCTTGGCCGCCAACGCCGTCGCCGGAGAGACGCTCCACGATCTCGGCCTGTCGCTCGTGTTCTTCGTGCTCGGTCAGGTGGCGCTGCTGGTCATCGTCGCCCTCTTCCGCATGCTCACCGTGTACGACGACAGCGAGGAGATCCTGGGCGAAAACATGGCCGCGAGCCTCTCGTACGCGGGCATCACCATCGGGGTGGCCGTGCTCGTGGGGCGCGCGAGCTCGGGCGAGTTCACGACGTGGGGAGAGTCGCTCCTCGCGTTCGCCGAGGTGCTGGCGTACGCGCCGCTCCTCTATTTCGTTCGGCAGTTCGTGGTGGGCAGCGTGGTGCTCGGGCACAAGCCGGCGCTCCGCGGCGGTCCGCTCGACAAGGCCATCGGCGCCGAGCGCAACGTGGGCCTCGCGGCGCTCGAGGCGGCCACGTACATCGGCACCGCGCTCGTGGTCGAGAGGCTCCCGTGA
- a CDS encoding glutathionylspermidine synthase family protein translates to MSLAFEDRIVEAGLIGDPFFEGAPRFREEPVVLSSKTWSAACDVARGIVRVHDELTRIVGADPDLLDSFYELLPCQRLLWEASSPFWHGYARADVFETDAGLVVCELNSDTPTGHAEALCLSSLVRDTTGATFDPNERLKDAHLDMIEAYAEARLGPGYPRTAGIMYPTDLTEDLPLVRLLQGWLESRGFRVVTGSPYNLGEHASGQVALFGEPCSVIVRHYKTDWLTERVPVWTCDPPFDDPLPLARPLELLARAELRGRSVVVNPLGAALTQNKRSLALLWEKIDLLTPESRDFVMAHVPETMRLESAHPALLSVERESWVLKSDYGCEGDEVVLGHELTQDEWDRALSLAQPGRWIVQRRFRPRLSPSGEATNLGVYVVAGEVAGLYARTHSGATDRHATSAPAWVKK, encoded by the coding sequence GTGAGCCTCGCCTTCGAGGACCGCATCGTCGAGGCCGGGCTCATCGGCGACCCGTTCTTCGAGGGGGCGCCGCGCTTCCGCGAGGAGCCCGTGGTCCTCTCGTCGAAGACGTGGAGCGCAGCCTGCGACGTGGCCCGTGGCATCGTGCGCGTCCACGACGAGCTCACCCGCATCGTCGGCGCCGATCCCGACCTGCTCGACTCGTTCTACGAGCTCTTGCCCTGCCAGCGGCTGCTCTGGGAGGCGTCGAGCCCGTTCTGGCACGGCTACGCCCGGGCGGACGTGTTCGAGACCGACGCGGGCCTCGTCGTGTGCGAGCTCAACTCCGACACGCCCACGGGGCACGCCGAAGCGCTGTGCCTCTCGTCTCTCGTCCGCGACACGACGGGCGCCACGTTCGATCCGAACGAGCGCCTCAAAGATGCCCACCTCGACATGATCGAGGCCTACGCCGAGGCCCGCCTCGGGCCGGGCTATCCGCGCACCGCAGGGATCATGTATCCCACGGATCTTACGGAAGATTTGCCGCTCGTCCGCCTCCTCCAGGGCTGGCTCGAGTCCCGTGGATTCCGCGTGGTCACGGGCTCCCCCTACAACCTCGGCGAGCACGCGAGCGGGCAGGTCGCGCTCTTCGGCGAGCCATGCTCCGTGATCGTGCGGCACTACAAAACCGATTGGCTCACCGAGCGCGTCCCGGTGTGGACGTGCGATCCCCCGTTCGACGATCCGTTGCCGCTCGCGAGGCCCCTCGAGCTGCTCGCGCGCGCCGAGCTCCGCGGCCGTTCGGTCGTGGTGAACCCGCTCGGCGCGGCCCTCACGCAGAACAAACGCTCTCTCGCGCTCCTCTGGGAGAAGATCGATCTCCTCACGCCCGAGTCACGGGACTTCGTCATGGCCCACGTTCCGGAGACCATGCGCCTCGAGTCGGCGCACCCCGCCCTCCTGTCGGTCGAGCGCGAGTCGTGGGTCCTGAAGAGCGACTACGGCTGCGAAGGTGACGAGGTGGTCCTCGGGCACGAGCTCACGCAAGACGAGTGGGACCGCGCGCTCTCCCTCGCGCAGCCCGGCCGATGGATCGTGCAGCGCCGCTTCCGTCCGCGCCTCTCCCCGAGCGGCGAGGCCACGAACCTCGGCGTGTACGTCGTCGCCGGCGAGGTGGCAGGCCTCTACGCGCGAACGCACTCCGGCGCGACCGACCGGCACGCGACGAGCGCGCCCGCGTGGGTGAAGAAATGA
- a CDS encoding thioredoxin domain-containing protein — translation MSQEESGEPSWKRGGALIAAGVVVGIVIAVVSAGKSCGGATPAPVRAAVDAAAFDDSASPVPVTAEDPMSGDRDALVTLVMFGNFQCPHSARAQSDIATLKTELGPKKLRLVWKTLVVATHEKSRAAGVAGAAVHTLGGNEAFFKFHDLAFKNRAFLGPESYLAWGAEAGVDKLRLHEALSDKAYEQKVEADGLLAKSLGVDRTPTYVVNGVVTEGPTSLDDLRALVTTELRKAEAKIAAGTPPGRVYVTVSKENRAKKP, via the coding sequence GTGAGCCAAGAAGAGTCGGGAGAGCCGTCGTGGAAGCGCGGCGGCGCCCTCATCGCTGCGGGCGTCGTCGTTGGCATCGTCATCGCTGTGGTGTCGGCGGGCAAGTCGTGCGGTGGGGCGACTCCGGCTCCGGTGCGCGCGGCCGTCGACGCCGCCGCGTTCGACGACTCGGCGTCACCCGTGCCCGTCACGGCCGAAGATCCGATGTCCGGGGATCGCGACGCGCTCGTGACGCTCGTGATGTTCGGCAATTTCCAGTGCCCGCACTCGGCCCGCGCGCAGAGCGATATCGCCACGCTGAAGACCGAGCTCGGCCCCAAGAAGCTCCGCCTCGTCTGGAAGACCCTCGTCGTCGCCACGCACGAAAAATCACGCGCGGCGGGCGTCGCGGGGGCGGCCGTGCACACGCTCGGCGGCAACGAGGCCTTCTTCAAGTTCCACGATTTGGCCTTCAAGAACCGGGCGTTCCTCGGCCCCGAGTCGTACCTCGCGTGGGGCGCCGAAGCCGGTGTCGACAAGCTGCGCCTCCACGAGGCCCTCTCCGACAAGGCCTACGAGCAGAAGGTCGAGGCCGACGGGCTCCTCGCCAAATCCCTCGGCGTCGATCGCACGCCGACGTACGTGGTGAATGGGGTCGTCACCGAGGGGCCGACTTCGCTCGACGATCTCCGCGCGCTCGTGACGACCGAGCTCCGCAAGGCCGAGGCCAAAATCGCCGCGGGAACACCCCCGGGGCGCGTCTACGTGACCGTGTCGAAAGAGAACCGCGCGAAGAAGCCCTGA
- a CDS encoding 1-acyl-sn-glycerol-3-phosphate acyltransferase, which yields MSTETQDTPSQAPAGKTPAYRDILEVGKKTLTRLERAQIRFVRRTFEPGPLSDGLVTMQRIVGSQWIEHCTRNIREFYGLDRIPKLKKTDSVILVSNHRSFFDMYAMTGYFVYRGLEQRLLFPVRSNFFYDSPAGLFVNGLMSWFAMYPPIFRERSRAALNVASLDETIRLVRSGGMFLGVHPEGQRNQGTDPYALLPAQRGVGRIFHECPNAVVIPAFINGLGNDLKKQVKGNFDGTGERIIAVFGEPIDFGDLLKRSGSPKVHKELSELSMQHVKKLSEEERVYRSMPKPR from the coding sequence GTGAGCACCGAGACCCAAGACACTCCGAGCCAGGCCCCGGCCGGCAAAACTCCCGCCTACCGTGACATCCTCGAGGTCGGCAAAAAGACGCTCACGCGCCTCGAACGCGCTCAGATCCGCTTCGTGCGTCGCACGTTCGAGCCGGGACCGCTCAGCGACGGGCTCGTCACCATGCAGCGGATCGTGGGCTCGCAGTGGATCGAGCACTGCACGCGCAACATTCGCGAGTTTTACGGGCTCGACCGCATCCCGAAGCTCAAGAAGACCGACAGCGTCATCCTCGTGTCGAACCACCGGAGCTTCTTCGACATGTACGCGATGACCGGGTACTTCGTGTACCGCGGCCTCGAGCAGCGCCTGCTCTTCCCCGTGCGATCGAATTTCTTCTACGACTCGCCCGCGGGCCTCTTCGTGAACGGGCTCATGAGCTGGTTCGCCATGTACCCGCCGATCTTTCGGGAGCGGTCGCGCGCGGCGCTGAACGTCGCGAGCCTCGACGAGACGATCCGGCTCGTTCGCTCGGGTGGCATGTTCTTGGGAGTCCACCCCGAGGGTCAACGGAACCAAGGCACGGACCCGTACGCGCTCCTCCCCGCCCAGCGCGGCGTGGGCCGCATCTTCCACGAGTGCCCGAACGCCGTGGTCATCCCCGCGTTCATCAACGGCCTCGGGAACGACCTCAAAAAACAGGTCAAAGGCAACTTCGACGGCACCGGCGAGCGCATCATCGCGGTCTTCGGCGAGCCTATCGACTTCGGCGATCTCCTGAAGCGCTCGGGCTCGCCCAAGGTCCACAAAGAGCTCTCCGAGCTCAGCATGCAGCACGTGAAGAAGCTCTCCGAAGAGGAACGGGTCTACCGCTCGATGCCGAAGCCTCGCTGA